The Candida dubliniensis CD36 chromosome 2, complete sequence genome contains a region encoding:
- a CDS encoding nucleotide binding protein, putative (Similar to S. cerevisiae NBP35;~Essential nuclear protein, evolutionarily conserved putative ATPase; exhibits genetic interaction with CDC2 encoding the catalytic subunit of DNA polymerase delta.), translated as MLLKTKSLGPRKLFSTWSILTHENPLGIPRVAGKPNSIPKASKGLPIRQKIPNVSNIILVSSAKGGVGKSTVSVNTALALYSLGKRVGILDADIFGPSVPKLMNLKGEPRLSNSGKLLPLSNYGVQTMSMGYLIDEKQAITWRGLMVMKALQQLLFEVEWSPIDYLVVDMPPGTGDTQLSIGQLLQITGAIIVSTPQDIALIDAVKGITMFNKINIPIIGMVQNMSHFICPNCKHESHIFKSKGAEKVALENNLRVLSSIPLNEEICVQSDVGKPIVISDPNSDIAKPYFDIAKAIVDFK; from the coding sequence ATGCTATTGAAAACTAAAAGCTTGGGACCACGTAAACTTTTTTCAACCTGGTCTATTTTGACTCACGAGAATCCTTTAGGAATACCAAGAGTTGCCGGTAAACCAAACTCAATACCAAAGGCGTCAAAGGGCTTACCAATACGACAGAAAATTCCCAACGTTTCTAACATAATATTAGTCTCATCAGCAAAAGGAGGAGTTGGTAAATCCACTGTATCTGTAAATACTGCATTGGCATTGTACAGTCTAGGTAAAAGAGTTGGAATACTAGATGCAGATATATTTGGTCCTTCAGTGCCTAAACTAATGAACCTAAAGGGTGAACCAAGATTATCTAATCTGGGTAAATTACTTCCTTTATCCAATTATGGTGTGCAAACCATGTCGATGGGATATTTAATTGACGAGAAACAAGCAATAACGTGGAGAGGTTTAATGGTCATGAAGGCATTGCAGCAATTGCTTTTTGAGGTCGAGTGGTCACCAATTGACTATCTCGTTGTAGATATGCCTCCTGGTACAGGTGACAcacaattatcaattggaCAATTGTTGCAAATAACGGGAGCAATAATTGTTAGCACACCTCAAGACATTGCTTTAATTGATGCAGTGAAAGGTATTACAAtgtttaataaaatcaatattcCTATAATAGGTATGGTTCAAAACATGAGCCATTTTATATGTCCTAATTGCAAACACGAGTCTCACATATTCAAAAGCAAAGGTGCTGAAAAAGTGGCATTGGAAAACAATTTAAGAGTGTTAAGCTCCATACCTTTAAATGAAGAGATATGTGTTCAAAGTGACGTTGGAAAACCAATAGTTATTTCTGATCCCAACTCAGATATAGCCAAGCCATATTTCGACATAGCCAAAGCtattgttgatttcaaatAG
- a CDS encoding GTPase MSS1, mitochondrial precursor (Similar to S. cerevisiae MSS1;~In S. cerevisiae: MSS1 is a nuclear-encoded mitochondrial GTPase involved in the expression of COX1 subunit of cytochrome c oxidase.) yields MNCSDEILDSVLFFFFFSFWRDSSLLLIIFQIQLNILMFRQLLHVGKRYLSNENPLKPTVFALSTKFGKSAIAVVRISGPQSKYIYHKLTNSTKPPKNRIASVRKLYSFGHRCNQKSVFLDEALTLFLPGPKTYTGEDLLELHLHGGVSIIKSVLQSIKNLHDPSNGIMIRQADRGEFSKQAFYNGRLDLTELEGINDMINAETESQRLASLASSSGQTKIEFMNWRNEIVNQMANLTMIIDFGEDHDIEETDQIIQDVKENIAKIELEIKAYLLKVKSSQILLNGIQLALLGPPNAGKSSILNILANKDAAIVSEIAGTTRDILDIPLEIGGYKVVVGDTAGIRSFEEADSIEQEGIKRAKKRSMLADLVIVVLDPISVEKDPLELKEHLEALVKENKQILIVLNKQDLFVSRSEEMISKYSQVFNLPKNYFYVVSCSTGSGIDNLQKALIEKFKDLSQSETSDPIIVSSRVQDILENDILFGFKEFYQWADADDVLLAADCLRQSVDGIGKITGQSIDLEEILDVVFSSFCIGK; encoded by the coding sequence ATGAATTGTTCAGATGAGATTTTGGATTcggttttattttttttttttttttcgttctGGAGAGactcatcattattattaattatatttcaaataCAGCTTAACATACTAATGTTTCGTCAACTTCTACATGTTGGCAAACGATACCTCTCAAATGAAAATCCTTTGAAACCAACTGTATTTGCTTTATCAACCAAATTTGGTAAATCTGCAATAGCAGTGGTGAGAATCTCCGGTCCTCAATCAAAGTACATCTACCACAAGTTGACGAACTCAACTAAGCCACCTAAAAACAGAATTGCCAGTGTTCGTAAGCTATATTCATTTGGGCACCGTTGCAATCAGAAGTCGGTTTTCTTAGATGAAGCTCTAACCTTATTTTTACCTGGTCCCAAAACTTACACTGGAGAAGACTTATTAGAATTGCATCTACACGGAGGTGTTTCAATCATCAAATCTGTATTGCAGTCGATCAAAAACTTACATGATCCCAGTAATGGAATAATGATTAGACAAGCAGATAGGGGAGAGTTTTCCAAACAAGCTTTCTACAATGGCCGACTAGATTTAACTGAATTGGAAGGGATAAATGATATGATCAATGCTGAGACTGAACTGCAAAGGTTGGCGAGTTTAGCATCACTGTCTGGACAGACCAAAATAGAATTTATGAATTGgagaaatgaaattgttaaCCAAATGGCTAATTTGACAatgattattgattttggtgaGGATCATGATATTGAGGAAACTGACCAGATCATACAAGATGTGAAAGAGAATATtgcaaaaattgaattggaaattaaAGCTTATTTGTTAAAAGTAAAGTCACTGCAAATTTTGCTAAATGGTATTCAATTGGCATTATTAGGACCACCAAATGCTGGGAAATCTTCTATATTGAACATATTAGCAAACAAAGATGCTGCTATTGTCAGTGAGATTGCAGGAACTACGAGAGATATTCTTGATATACCATTGGAAATTGGGGGATATAAGGTGGTTGTTGGTGACACTGCGGGCATCCGATCATTTGAAGAAGCCGACTCTATTGAGCAGGAAGGGATCAAACGAGCGAAAAAGAGGTCGATGTTAGCAGATTTGGTGATTGTGGTACTAGATCCTATATCCGTGGAAAAAGATCCCTTGGAATTGAAAGAACATCTAGAAGCACTAgttaaagaaaacaaacaaatacTAATTGTGTTGAATAAGCAAGATCTATTTGTAAGTCGATCAGAGGaaatgatttcaaaatattctCAGGTTTTTAATTTACCTAAGAACTATTTTTATGTAGTTTCGTGCTCAACTGGATCAGGAATTGACAATCTTCAAAAGgcattgattgaaaaattcaaagaCTTATCTCAGTCAGAAACTTCTGATCctattattgtttcttCTCGAGTACAAGATATTTTGGAGAACGATATTTTATTTGGATTCAAAGAGTTTTATCAGTGGGCAGACGCAGACGATGTTCTTCTAGCAGCAGACTGTCTTCGTCAATCAGTTGACGGGATAGGAAAAATCACTGGGCAATCGATTGATTTAGAAGAAATCTTGGACGTtgttttttcaagtttttgtATTGGTAAATAG
- a CDS encoding chromatin structure remodeling complex protein RSC4, putative (Similar to S. cerevisiae RSC4;~In S. cerevisiae: one of 15 subunits of the 'Remodel the Structure of Chromatin' (RSC) complex; found in close proximity to nucleosomal DNA; displaced from the surface of nucleosomal DNA after chromatin remodeling.): MPPRRKLSQSSTESSPVKKSTEESQHATVTHSPQEYIEFFRTTLDLVYRLKDGDADLAPPFIKLPSKKFFPDYYHVIKQPISLDKIGKRIESTYTGSSSREFLDDFELLLQNASTYNAPDSWIVQSAGKIVNFVREQVEEFESTPSTNNATDDTKKPKIKLKLKQRKNETETEGGSEFQSSVKVNKEEPLITFGRLAEFCINILRDVINHEFPKQGVLSGPFLEEVDTEVYTDYLDYVTKPMSFNTILSNLEKKKLLSPKFPLLDNLKKFHDTTTLIFSNAKAYNNDDSQIYQDAAVLEEYFNEQYNKLKSRIESEADKLHPSTQKLKHSIGRIDTSVAEPQLKKRRKRSIKQDFPVEQIHEEDDINNTQPEAINADTQDVDESVDSGELDTSKSREVAAEQNAPNTMGKTLPLLPEQNSIIQESALFSTPAVSTNITKFVQQKLSQPATILSREQEIKKALFPTQPGNTIATLFSYKVPANGYTNQAYTIALPNGASPFVSFKVSLHNLLYQLKEPELIDDHGILSHLGNDDFQCKLSVNEEEVSNVADCFKEEKGENAVLGVQYDVKLSYGLNVLSFNCKVAPNLSKKIKNTSIEEEEVAGRHTRHQLQQMQKTWDVETITFYVVCTSG, translated from the coding sequence ATGCCACCAAGGAGAAAGTTAAGTCAATCTTCAACTGAGTCCTCACCAGTGAAAAAATCCACAGAAGAATCTCAACATGCAACAGTCACACACTCACCACAAGAATATATAGAGTTCTTCAGAACAACCTTGGATTTGGTGTATAGGTTGAAAGATGGTGATGCAGATTTGGCACCTCCATTTATCAAGTTGCCATCTAAAAAATTCTTTCCCGACTACTACCACGTCATAAAGCAACCTATATCATTAGATAAAATAGGAAAGCGAATTGAAAGTACATATACTGGTTCTTCATCGAGAGAGTTTCTTGACGACtttgaattgttgttaCAAAATGCGAGCACATACAATGCTCCCGATTCATGGATTGTTCAAAGTGCTGGAAAAATTGTAAACTTTGTCAGGGAACAAGTTGAGGAATTTGAGAGCACTCCTTCAACCAATAATGCTACTGATGACACCAAAAAGCCAAAGATAAAGTTGAAGCTCAAGCAGAGAAAGAATGAAACAGAGACAGAAGGGGGGTCGGAATTTCAGTCGTCAGTAAAAGTTAATAAGGAAGAACCATTAATCACTTTCGGCAGATTAGCAGAATTttgtataaatatattacGCGATGTCATAAATCATGAATTTCCAAAACAGGGAGTCTTGAGCGGGCCGTTTTTGGAAGAAGTTGATACCGAAGTATATACCGATTATTTGGACTATGTAACCAAACCAATGTCTTTCAACACGATATTATCTAATttagagaaaaaaaaattattgagTCCCAAATTCCCTTTATTGGACAACTTGAAGAAGTTTCATGACACTACCACATTGATTTTTTCCAATGCAAAGGCCTATAACAACGATGATTCacaaatttatcaagatGCAGCTGTTTTGGAAGAATATTTTAATGaacaatataataaattaaaatccAGAATTGAACTGGAAGCAGATAAATTGCATCCTTCAACACAAAAGCTAAAACACAGTATTGGTAGAATTGACACCTCAGTAGCAGAACctcaattgaagaaaaggAGAAAGAGGTCTATTAAACAAGATTTCCCAGTAGAACAAATTCACGAGGAAGATGATATCAACAATACCCAACCAGAAGCTATCAATGCTGATACACaagatgttgatgaatcaGTTGATTCTGGAGAGCTCGATACATCCAAATCACGAGAAGTCGCCGCCGAGCAAAATGCCCCTAATACCATGGGTAAGACTTTGCCGTTACTCCCGGAgcaaaattcaataattcaagAGTCAgcattattttcaacacCCGCTGTGTCAACCAACATTACTAAATTtgttcaacaaaaattatcaCAACCAGCAACAATTTTGTCTCGagaacaagaaattaaaaaagcATTATTTCCAACTCAGCCAGGAAACACAATTGCTACACTCTTTTCCTACAAAGTTCCAGCGAATGGATACACCAACCAAGCCTATACTATTGCTTTACCAAACGGAGCCCTGCCTTTTGTATCATTCAAAGTATCGCTACACAATTTGTTGTACCAACTCAAAGAACCTGAGCTAATTGATGATCACGGAATTTTAAGTCATCTCGGTAACGACGATTTCCAATGCAAATTATCTGTCaacgaagaagaagtttcTAATGTTGCTGATTGCTTTAAGGAAGAAAAAGGGGAGAACGCTGTTTTGGGAGTTCAATATGATGTCAAATTGAGTTATGGATTGAATGTTTTGTCATTCAATTGTAAGGTTGCTCCTAATTTAAGcaagaaaatcaaaaacacaTCTATTGAGGAAGAGGAGGTAGCAGGGAGACACACAAGGCATCAATTGCAACAAATGCAAAAAACATGGGACGTTGAAACAATAACCTTTTATGTTGTCTGCACCTCAGGATGA
- a CDS encoding NADPH reductase, putative (Similar to S. cerevisiae TAH18;~In S. cerevisiae: protein with a potential role in DNA replication; displays synthetic lethal genetic interaction with the pol3-13 allele of POL3, which encodes DNA polymerase delta.), with translation MTGDITILYGSETGNAEEYAKYLKQRLRSYNLKPISLASLDDYPLRRLVTHTSYLIIICSTTGQGEIPRNGKKFMKFILKKKLPSDLFQHLHLTTFGLGDSSYIKYNYAIKKIHTRLMQLGCQLLSPRCEADEISPEGVDGYYIEWEAELIAALLNKFPNATQVSSEAVPMPEYRISVSKGDATKNSKEVNNNAIVSRLGKDGLKLGTVLTNNRITSADHFQDVRDFKFSSTDLNYSPGDTVSLFPCNFDEDVDALLQSQPQWLKIADKPLNVKNMPHAEGGFADVLTLRILFKYHLDIMSIPRRSFFALLWHFVDPSTEDGEREQEKLKEFGSFDEPEELYDYANRPRRSILETLLEFQNNLTIPVSYILDLFPLIRPRMFSIASCPSSNEVELVVAIVEYKTIIRKIRRGVCTRWLKNLKPGDQFLFSIQKSSFKYKNNNSPIIMVAPGTGIAPMKSLIDEVFQENSCQELYLFFGCRFKEKDNLVDSFWHGNENQNFHLINAYSRDSNSKYRYVQDALFAQSELIGKLLIEQNARVFVCGSSGKMPREVKITFVEIVKKFTGMEEDEAQKYIIDLEDNGRYKEDAW, from the coding sequence ATGACAGGTGATATAACTATATTATACGGTTCAGAAACTGGTAATGCAGAAGAATATGCCAAATACTTGAAACAAAGATTACGATCTTACAATTTGAAACCAATCAGTCTTGCATCACTAGACGATTATCCTTTGAGGCGATTGGTAACACACACTTCGtatttaattataatatgCTCTACAACAGGACAAGGAGAAATACCTAGAAATGGGAAGAAGTTTATGAAGTTtattttgaagaaaaaattacCTCTGGATTTATTCCAACATTTGCATTTAACAACGTTTGGTTTGGGAGACTCGTCATacattaaatataattacgctattaaaaaaattcacACTAGATTGATGCAATTAGGGTGCCAGCTTTTATCTCCTCGGTGTGAAGCTGACGAAATTTCCCCTGAAGGTGTTGATGGATATTACATAGAATGGGAGGCTGAACTCATTGCAGCATTGTTAAATAAGTTTCCAAATGCCACTCAAGTTAGTTCTGAGGCTGTTCCAATGCCAGAATATAGAATTTCCGTTTCAAAAGGTGACGCGACAAAAAATCTGAAAGAGGTTAACAACAATGCTATCGTATCACGACTCGGAAAGGATGGACTAAAGCTAGGCACGGTATTGACAAACAATCGAATCACAAGTGCTGATCATTTCCAAGACGTTCGAGATTTTAAGTTTTCCAGTACTGACTTGAATTATCTGCCAGGAGACACCGTTTCATTGTTCCCATGTAACTTTGATGAGGATGTTGACGCATTATTACAACTGCAACCTCAGTGGCTCAAAATTGCTGACAAACCATTGAATGTGAAAAACATGCCACATGCAGAGGGTGGTTTTGCCGATGTCTTAACGTTGAGAATACTATTTAAGTACCATCTAGACATAATGTCTATTCCCAGACGAAGTTTTTTCGCTTTATTGTGGCATTTTGTTGACCCTTCCACTGAGGATGGAGAAAGAGAACAAGAAAAGCTAAAGGAGTTTGGCAGTTTTGATGAGCCAGAAGAGTTGTATGATTACGCAAATAGACCAAGAAGACTGATATTGGAAACTTTACTAGAATTccaaaataatttaactATACCAGTGTCATATATTCTTGATTTGTTTCCTTTAATTAGACCAAGAATGTTTCTGATTGCGTCTTGTCCATCATCCAATGAAGTTGAATTGGTTGTAGCAATTGTTGaatacaaaacaattattagaaaaataAGACGTGGTGTGTGTACTAGGTGGCTTaagaatttgaaaccaGGAGATcagtttttattttcaatacaAAAATCGAGCTTTAAGTATaagaacaacaatagtCCCATTATTATGGTGGCTCCAGGTACCGGTATAGCACCTATGAAGTCTTTGATTGATGAAGTCTTCCAAGAGAATTCTTGTCAAGaactttatttattttttggatGCCGTTTTAAAGAGAAGGATAATTTGGTTGACTCATTTTGGCATGGCAATGAAAATCagaattttcatttaattaatgCCTATTCCAGAGACTCAAATTCCAAGTATAGATATGTTCAAGATGCATTGTTTGCCCAATCAGAGCTAATTGGAAAGTTGttaattgaacaaaatgCAAGAGTATTTGTATGTGGTTCAAGTGGGAAAATGCCTAGAGAAGTAAAGATAACTTTTGTTGAAATAGTAAAGAAATTCACGGGAATGGAGGAAGACGAAGCTCAGAAATACATTATCGACTTAGAGGATAATGGTAGGTATAAGGAAGATGCTTGGTAG
- a CDS encoding phenylalanyl-tRNA synthetase alpha subunit, mitochondrial precursor, putative (Similar to S. cerevisiae MSF1;~nomenclature conflict: the gene name MSF1 has been used to refer to both YPR047W and YLR168C in S. cerevisiae.;~In S. cerevisiae: mitochondrial phenylalanyl-tRNA synthetase alpha subunit is active as a monomer, unlike the cytoplasmic subunit, which is active as a dimer complexed to a beta subunit dimer; similar to the alpha subunit of E. coli phenylalanyl-tRNA synthetase.), with translation MLKLPYRPVFRTLKQLRLYSNTPVKDIVADGKTYKVDNWTNVPPYILELTKRKLYKNPNHPIGILHDLIKTSVNGMGYTVYEDFTPIVTKYENFDSLGFPEDHPGRSRSDTYYLNRDHLLRTHTSAHEQQCFTECATPGYLISADVYRKDEIDRTHYPAFHQLEGARVWDRNDPNLLENIRKDIDEIPKTNIIVEDEFRENPVTANNPNQQHLKEEEVKLVAEHLKKTVEFIVYQVFEKARQSAKEQGLTMAYLDEPLKVRWVEAYFPWTSPSWEIEVWWKNEWLECCGCGIVQQQVLLNSGIGEDKISWAFGIGLDRIAMLLFNIPDIRLFWSLDERFHNQFKQGQINTFVPYSKYPGIKRDVSFWLDRDLHANEVMEIVRSHAGDLAESVSLVDEFVHPKTQRKSSCFRINYQSMDRNLTNLEINEIHDKVENDLVEQFNVEIR, from the coding sequence ATGTTGAAATTGCCCTATAGGCCGGTTTTCCGCACATTGAAGCAGTTACGGTTGTATTCTAATACTCCGGTGAAAGATATCGTGGCGGATGGGAAGACATACAAAGTTGACAATTGGACCAATGTTCCTCCATATATTCTCGAGCTAACAAAACGTAAACTTTACAAAAACCCTAATCACCCTATTGGGATTCTTCACGATTTAATAAAGACAAGTGTAAATGGGATGGGATATACAGTGTATGAAGACTTCACACCTATAGTTACCaaatatgaaaattttgataGTTTAGGATTCCCAGAAGATCATCCAGGAAGATCAAGATCGGACACATACTATTTGAATCGTGATCACCTTTTGAGGACTCACACTTCTGCTCATGAGCAACAATGTTTTACTGAATGCGCAACACCAGGATACCTAATTTCTGCAGATGTGTATCGAAAAGATGAGATTGATCGAACCCATTACCCTGCATTCCACCAATTAGAAGGGGCTAGGGTGTGGGATAGAAATGATCCTAACCTTTTGGAGAACATACGCAAAGATATTGACGAGATcccaaaaacaaatataatagTGGAAGATGAATTCAGAGAAAACCCAGTTACTGCAAACaatccaaatcaacaacatttaAAGGAAGAAGAGGTCAAACTTGTTGCTGAACATTTGAAGAAAACTGTTGAGTTTATTGTCTATCAAGTATTTGAAAAGGCAAGACAATCTGCAAAAGAGCAAGGGTTGACTATGGCCTATCTTGATGAGCCCTTGAAAGTAAGATGGGTTGAAGCCTATTTTCCATGGACTTCACCATCCTGGGAAATTGAAGTTTGGTGGAAGAATGAATGGTTGGAATGTTGTGGATGTGGAATTGTTCAGCAACAAGTGTTATTGAATTCTGGAATTGGAGAAGACAAAATTAGTTGGGCATTTGGAATTGGGTTAGATAGAATTGCCATGCTATTGTTCAACATTCCTGATATCAGGTTATTCTGGAGTTTAGATGAAAGATTCCATAACCAATTCAAACAAGGACAAATCAATACCTTTGTGCCGTATCTGAAGTATCCTGGTATCAAACGAGATGTATCGTTTTGGTTGGATAGAGATTTGCATGCTAATGAAGTCATGGAAATTGTGAGGCTGCATGCTGGAGATTTAGCTGAGAGTGTTAGTTTGGTCGATGAATTTGTTCATCCAAAGACACAAAGAAAATCACTGTGTTTTAGAATAAATTACCAGTCAATGGATAGAAACTTGACTAATTTAGAGATAAACGAAATTCAtgataaagttgaaaaCGATTTAGTCGAGCAATTTAATGTTGAGATTAGATAG
- a CDS encoding leucine-rich repeat-containing protein, conserved yields the protein MILFQLPVELIQKVLSKLSNKELQHYFNIEGLLATTTDQITNSSYLPIRLIALSVYFYNKSVIISNTVGEHYKHVQKHNTDIYVSLDHLQSLSINNFIIRPRQIFIYITDDTDQNSCGCPLNLSHISFIHKLSQLLPVMMSQYCYRSDTKVNLSISLSTTEDLNSLYDLLHTIKTFQKLSIKYTAKETLDIASEPLQDLQIDTLELQFFNQYRLIDNLQANNNQLLSINHLQLSYNSISSLYFFPCYSNLKSLNLSNNNLVCINNHNFNWGNLYNLEVLDLSNNNIIEINLTNRRNTRNYKLRSLNLSTNNLRTLPNFQQCKFFENLQDLNLSRNAITQLSIKSFPNYLETLWLKGNYLSQLIDELNGEVFPKLLQFLDLTYCKIISLDRDYRYQATVIEKLISVEKLNNLKVLQLEF from the coding sequence ATGATTCTATTTCAGTTACCCgttgaattaattcaaaaagTTCTCAGTAAATTGTCAAATAAGGAATTGCAGCATTACTTTAACATTGAAGGGTTATTGGCAACAACCACAGACCAAATAACCAACAGTTCCTATTTGCCTATAAGACTTATCGCATTATCAGTTTACTTTTACAACAAATCAGTTATCATCTCAAATACTGTTGGCGAGCATTATAAACATGTTCAAAAACATAATACTGATATTTATGTTTCCCTAGATCATTTGCAATCACTTTCcataaacaatttcatcattagaCCAAGACAAATTTTTATCTATATTACTGATGATACCGATCAAAATTCATGTGGTTGTCCACTAAATCTTTCACATATAAGCTTTATACATAAACTAAGTCAATTATTACCTGTCATGATGAGTCAATACTGTTATCGCTCCGACACCAAAGTCAATCTTTCCATAAGTTTATCCACCACTGAAGATTTAAACTCTTTATATGACTTATTGCATACCATTAAAACATTTCAAAAGCTATCGATCAAATATACAGCTAAGGAAACTTTAGATATAGCCAGTGAACCACTCCAAGATTTGCAGATTGACACATTGGAATTGcaattcttcaatcaaTACAGGTTGATTGACAATTTACAAGCAAACAACAATCAGCTTTTAAGTATTAATCACTTGCAGTTAAGTTACAACCTGATAAGCAGCTTGTATTTTTTCCCATGTTATTCcaatttaaaatcattgaacTTATCTAACAATAACCTTGTTTGTATAAACAACCATAACTTTAATTGGGGGAACCTATATAATTTGGAAGTGCTAGATTTGTCAAACAATaacattattgaaataaatttaacCAACAGAAGAAACACCAGAAACTATAAATTGAGGTCACTAAATTTGTCAACCAACAATTTAAGAACGTTGCCAAATTTCCAACAGTGCAAAttctttgaaaatttgCAAGATCTAAACTTGTCAAGAAACGCAATAACACAGTTGTCTATTAAATCTTTCCCCAATTATTTGGAAACATTGTGGCTTAAAGGTAATTATTTGTCgcaattgattgatgaacTAAATGGTGAAGTCTTTCCTAAATTGTTGCAATTTTTGGACTTAACGTATTGTAAAATTATATCTCTCGATAGAGATTATCGATACCAGGCTACAGTTATCGAAAAATTGATCCTGGTTGAAAAactaaacaatttaaaagTGCTTCAGTTAGAATTCTAA
- a CDS encoding oxidoreductase, putative (no apparent homologue in S. cerevisiae;~Similar to C. albicans DDD1), whose amino-acid sequence MTIVTLNWGILGAGNISAQFVHDLVLNNQRDTQFHHIVKSIGCSNHDKGLEFIKKNNITADNNFQITPIVESYEDFYKNSDIDVVYIGTPHTFHKEQSIACLNNDKHVLCEKPVTVNRAELETILSVAKSKKKFFMEAMWTRFFPAITELKKKIYDEKVIGEIYRLFADLSYNCDISNVPLSSRIRDKNLAAGSLLDIGIYPITYSRILLDDNLGADHSPFQIKSFLTIDSQDRVDHLYSAIVKYQNGKHAVLTASELVDGPKAYVRLECSQGHVEMYSDNPARAKHFKVFNAKGDEIFEYKDDSGYNGFIYEANAVAKDIADGKLSNNTMPHDESLLIMETMDQIRHENGLVYPQDES is encoded by the coding sequence ATGACAATTGTCACTCTTAATTGGGGTATTTTAGGAGCAGGAAATATTTCCGCGCAATTCGTTCACGATTTGGTTTTGAATAACCAGAGAGATACTCAGTTTCATCACATTGTTAAATCTATTGGATGTTCTAACCATGACAAGGGGTTGGAATTcataaaaaagaataatatcACTGCAGacaataattttcaaatcacgCCAATTGTTGAGTCCTATGAGGATTTTTATAAAAACCTGGATATAGATGTTGTGTATATTGGAACCCCACATACATTTCATAAAGAACAGTCTATTGCATGTTTAAACAACGATAAACATGTTCTTTGTGAAAAACCTGTCACAGTTAACAGAGCTGAGTTAGAAACAATATTGAGTGTTGCAAAgtcaaagaagaaattcttCATGGAAGCCATGTGGACAAGATTCTTCCCAGCAATCactgaattgaaaaagaaaatttatgATGAAAAAGTCATTGGTGAAATATACAGATTATTTGCTGATTTGAGTTATAATTGTGATATTTCAAATGTTCCATTAAGTTCTAGAATTAGAGATAAAAATTTGGCTGCCGGCTCATTACTAGACATTGGAATATATCCAATCACttattcaagaattttGCTAGATGATAATTTAGGTGCGGATCATTCACCGTTTCAAATCAAGTCATTTTTAACGATTGACAGCCAAGATCGAGTTGATCATTTGTATTCAGCAATAGTCAAATACCAAAATGGCAAACACGCGGTTTTGACAGCATCAGAATTGGTTGATGGACCCAAAGCTTACGTGAGATTGGAATGTTCACAGGGCCATGTTGAAATGTACAGTGATAACCCTGCAAGAGCCAAGCATTTTAAGGTTTTCAATGCCAAAGGCGATGAAATTTTCGAATACAAAGATGATTCAGGCTATAATGGATTTATTTATGAAGCAAATGCTGTTGCTAAAGATATTGCTGATGGGAAATTATCCAACAATACTATGCCTCATGATGAAAGTTTGTTAATAATGGAGACAATGGATCAAATTCGTCATGAAAATGGATTGGTTTACCCACAAGATGAAAGTTGA